From the Venenivibrio stagnispumantis genome, one window contains:
- a CDS encoding Crp/Fnr family transcriptional regulator translates to MEREEILRKIDIFKELKDDQIKEIAKFFYIKEYKKGDYIFTEGDEEPGIYIVLEGIVKLEKETLEGKTVILRLATPYDIIGWPVLKDSKPTSTYTARALIDSKLLYISNSNFLKLLVMYPALAVRITCDISKRILEAYDRLKSLAVEKVEGRIATLLLELAEKIGKKEKDKVVINAPITRQDIAEMTGTTVETAIRIISRWKKEGIIDTERGKIEIYDIDYLKDIIS, encoded by the coding sequence ATGGAAAGAGAAGAGATTTTGAGGAAAATAGATATATTTAAAGAGTTGAAAGATGACCAGATTAAAGAGATAGCCAAATTTTTTTATATAAAAGAATACAAAAAAGGAGATTATATCTTTACAGAAGGAGATGAAGAACCGGGAATATATATAGTATTAGAAGGGATAGTAAAACTTGAAAAAGAAACCTTAGAAGGAAAAACAGTAATTTTAAGGCTTGCAACACCTTATGATATTATAGGTTGGCCTGTATTAAAAGATTCTAAACCAACAAGCACTTATACAGCAAGAGCACTTATAGATTCTAAATTATTGTATATATCAAACTCAAATTTTCTAAAACTGCTTGTTATGTATCCTGCATTGGCAGTTAGAATAACCTGTGATATATCCAAAAGGATATTAGAAGCTTATGATAGATTAAAAAGTTTAGCCGTTGAAAAAGTTGAAGGAAGAATAGCCACATTATTATTAGAACTTGCAGAAAAAATAGGAAAAAAAGAAAAAGATAAAGTAGTTATAAATGCACCTATAACAAGACAGGATATAGCAGAAATGACCGGCACCACCGTAGAAACAGCAATTAGAATAATAAGTAGATGGAAAAAAGAAGGAATAATTGATACAGAAAGGGGAAAAATAGAAATATACGATATTGATTACTTGAAAGATATAATATCCTGA
- a CDS encoding efflux RND transporter periplasmic adaptor subunit: protein MMKNKVLKFILFFVVPIAIFILWLGGFLSHRVEPGTAKEEKKVVSGLSTLQITPEQVDEYYKTDGTLSAENNAKVATKWMGRVLKINVKEGDYVKRGQVLAVLDDSEIRQQEAEAFAGLEEVKKAREEALAGKKAALENYEFAKRTYERFKNLYQDNAVSKQQLEEIETKMIAAKSMVDQINAKISQIDAKEKQVNAKIGQIKVMKSYATITAPFDGYILKKMNDEGDMVAPGMPIFIIGDKTLQFVANLDESLVDKIKVGDEVEIKIDTLNKVVKGKVIQKNPNIDPMNRSFMIKVEIPYEEGLSSGMYGKMLLPIAKKEKILIPKSAVVKWGQLNAVYVVSKDGTMNLRYVKLGEDYGDKVEVLSGLTSGEVIVKDNVEKACDGCKIGG, encoded by the coding sequence ATGATGAAAAATAAGGTGTTAAAATTTATACTCTTTTTTGTAGTTCCTATTGCTATATTTATACTATGGCTTGGTGGATTTTTATCCCACAGGGTAGAACCGGGAACGGCAAAAGAAGAAAAAAAGGTTGTATCCGGATTGTCAACTTTACAGATCACACCGGAGCAGGTTGATGAATATTACAAAACAGATGGAACACTTTCTGCAGAAAACAATGCAAAAGTTGCTACAAAATGGATGGGAAGAGTTTTAAAAATAAATGTTAAAGAAGGAGATTATGTAAAAAGAGGACAGGTTCTTGCAGTTCTTGATGATTCTGAAATAAGACAGCAAGAGGCAGAAGCTTTTGCAGGTTTAGAAGAAGTTAAAAAAGCAAGAGAAGAAGCCCTTGCCGGAAAAAAAGCAGCACTTGAAAATTATGAATTTGCAAAAAGAACTTATGAAAGATTTAAAAATCTTTATCAAGATAATGCAGTATCAAAACAACAATTGGAAGAGATAGAAACTAAAATGATAGCAGCAAAATCTATGGTTGACCAGATAAATGCAAAAATCTCTCAAATAGATGCAAAAGAGAAACAGGTTAATGCGAAAATAGGACAGATTAAAGTTATGAAATCTTATGCAACAATTACAGCACCTTTTGATGGATATATACTTAAAAAGATGAATGATGAAGGAGATATGGTAGCACCGGGAATGCCAATATTCATCATCGGTGATAAAACATTACAATTTGTTGCAAATTTAGATGAATCTCTTGTGGATAAAATAAAAGTAGGCGATGAAGTAGAAATAAAAATAGATACTCTTAACAAAGTTGTAAAAGGAAAAGTTATTCAAAAAAATCCAAATATAGACCCTATGAACAGAAGTTTTATGATAAAAGTAGAAATTCCTTATGAAGAAGGATTATCTTCCGGAATGTATGGAAAAATGTTATTGCCTATAGCAAAGAAAGAAAAAATACTTATTCCAAAATCAGCAGTTGTTAAATGGGGTCAGCTTAATGCTGTTTATGTAGTATCTAAGGATGGAACAATGAATTTAAGATATGTTAAACTCGGTGAAGATTATGGAGATAAAGTAGAAGTCCTATCCGGCTTAACCTCAGGGGAAGTTATAGTAAAAGATAATGTAGAAAAAGCATGTGATGGCTGTAAGATTGGAGGTTAA
- a CDS encoding RNA-guided endonuclease InsQ/TnpB family protein, whose amino-acid sequence MLIENRVLVLHIRNKTKIDISNKFIKTCQHFKNLVYLIIKEKGYSILNISAFKKSLVERNRKQLSVKEIEIIDKIQSSSYFPSLKEMSKNLSSVTVQKLIEQVMNEYKSYFNALKDYKENPRKYKNKPNPPKPKKLSRINNFSISFVKNNFVIKDKGLVLTLNNNLKLKFKLPKHILRKEISSIRLVKRLDEYELHIIYKEKILKENLLLNENIYVGIDLGLDNLASIFTNNPSIESLIINGKQIKSFNQWFNKKKSELQSLKDKSKDIEEKAKYDYLIRKLFRYRNKKIKIWFHLISTRIVEYAILSKAKHIIISRDILGSKNGINLGKTNNQNFVSIPFALLIDMIKYKAKKYGIVVKDKEKEYFTSQANCLTNDIRKVMRNKNIELSGERVERGLYKDFVYGLKFNADINGAVNIVKRIKLKVIDFYFKSRELFKVLKRKLCRPIKFNIYQLQNANLFLHRLLSMPAGISNSCSGLNAEIYKFLYVF is encoded by the coding sequence ATGCTAATAGAAAATAGAGTATTAGTCTTACATATAAGAAATAAAACAAAGATTGATATATCAAATAAATTTATTAAAACCTGTCAGCATTTTAAGAATTTAGTGTATCTGATAATTAAAGAAAAAGGATATTCTATTTTAAATATATCTGCCTTTAAAAAATCATTAGTAGAAAGAAACAGAAAACAATTATCGGTTAAAGAGATTGAAATAATTGATAAAATTCAATCATCAAGTTATTTTCCATCTTTAAAAGAAATGTCTAAAAACCTATCATCAGTCACAGTTCAAAAACTAATAGAACAGGTAATGAATGAGTATAAAAGTTATTTCAATGCTTTAAAAGATTATAAGGAAAATCCTCGTAAATACAAAAATAAACCTAATCCACCTAAACCAAAGAAATTAAGTAGAATAAATAATTTCTCAATAAGTTTTGTTAAAAACAATTTTGTAATTAAGGATAAAGGATTAGTTCTTACACTTAATAATAACCTAAAACTAAAATTTAAACTGCCAAAACATATATTAAGAAAAGAAATATCATCTATTAGATTAGTCAAAAGATTAGATGAATATGAACTACATATCATATATAAAGAAAAGATATTAAAGGAAAATTTATTATTAAATGAAAACATTTATGTAGGTATTGATTTAGGATTAGATAATTTAGCAAGTATATTTACCAATAATCCATCTATTGAAAGCCTAATAATAAATGGAAAACAAATAAAATCATTTAATCAATGGTTTAATAAGAAAAAATCAGAATTACAATCATTGAAAGATAAATCAAAAGATATTGAAGAGAAAGCAAAATACGATTACTTAATCAGGAAGTTATTTAGATATAGAAATAAAAAAATAAAAATATGGTTTCATTTAATATCTACAAGAATAGTAGAATATGCAATATTGTCAAAAGCAAAACATATTATCATTTCCAGAGATATTTTAGGCTCTAAAAATGGTATAAATTTAGGTAAAACAAATAATCAAAATTTTGTCAGTATACCATTTGCATTGTTAATTGATATGATAAAATATAAAGCAAAAAAATATGGTATAGTTGTAAAAGATAAAGAAAAAGAATATTTTACAAGTCAAGCAAATTGTTTAACCAATGATATTAGGAAAGTTATGAGAAATAAGAACATTGAATTGTCAGGTGAAAGAGTAGAAAGAGGATTATACAAGGATTTTGTTTATGGATTAAAATTTAATGCAGATATCAACGGTGCCGTAAACATTGTTAAAAGAATTAAACTTAAAGTTATTGATTTTTATTTTAAAAGCAGGGAACTATTTAAGGTATTAAAGAGAAAACTTTGCAGACCAATTAAATTTAATATTTATCAGTTACAAAATGCAAACCTGTTCCTGCATAGGTTATTATCTATGCCGGCAGGGATTAGTAATAGTTGTAGTGGTTTAAATGCAGAAATATATAAATTTTTATATGTTTTTTGA
- a CDS encoding TolC family protein has translation MRFRYSLFMLTLISSAVFAKELTLQEAINTGLENSYELKAQKNLLQSKKYQYESSKGMRFPTVSLNEIFYRTDNPGYAIMNTLNQKRLDFITSSKFVDMTALNPMFGSMGINFNKPDYPYVNNWQTKIDIQLPIYTGGKITTGIKMQEKDFTATKYETERTKEKVIYDISKAYYGALLAKEAIKLANQAYKDAEKHYNTAKVMVENGLAINADLLRAKVYLSDMKSKIKEAENNYLIAKKGLLTAMGEENQNPADIEIVGDLYCEDLKTDLESYEQEALSKRLDLIAVKEKVNIAKNMVDFSKSDFLPTIGAFASYEMNDKNFAGAKGNWFTVGVALNWKLFDGMQNINRYKASKEMYNQYKQQEKGFEEFIKFNVYKAYKEALTQQDKLKTAEENLKYAEEVLRTTEIRYKNQLASMIDLLDTQTMYDKIKFDKAQATYNCQLSILELKYQSGKLLEEIKQ, from the coding sequence ATGAGATTCAGATATAGTTTGTTTATGCTTACTTTAATATCTTCTGCAGTTTTTGCAAAAGAATTAACACTGCAAGAAGCTATAAATACAGGACTGGAAAATAGTTATGAGTTAAAAGCCCAAAAAAATCTTTTACAATCAAAAAAATACCAATATGAATCTTCAAAAGGTATGAGATTTCCTACTGTATCTTTAAATGAGATATTTTATAGAACAGATAACCCCGGTTATGCTATAATGAATACTTTAAATCAAAAAAGGCTTGATTTTATAACTTCATCAAAATTTGTTGATATGACTGCCTTAAACCCAATGTTTGGTTCAATGGGAATAAATTTTAACAAACCGGATTATCCTTATGTAAATAACTGGCAAACAAAAATAGATATACAGCTTCCTATTTATACCGGTGGTAAAATAACAACCGGAATAAAGATGCAAGAAAAAGATTTTACTGCTACAAAATATGAAACAGAAAGAACAAAAGAAAAAGTTATATACGATATATCAAAAGCATATTACGGAGCCCTTCTTGCAAAAGAAGCTATAAAATTGGCAAATCAAGCATATAAAGATGCAGAAAAACATTATAACACTGCAAAAGTTATGGTAGAAAATGGTCTTGCAATAAATGCAGATTTACTAAGAGCAAAAGTTTATCTTTCTGATATGAAATCTAAAATAAAAGAAGCAGAAAATAACTATCTTATTGCTAAAAAAGGTCTTTTAACAGCAATGGGAGAAGAAAATCAAAATCCAGCAGATATTGAGATAGTTGGAGATTTATATTGTGAAGATTTAAAAACAGATTTAGAAAGCTATGAGCAGGAAGCCCTTTCTAAAAGATTAGATTTAATAGCAGTTAAAGAAAAAGTAAATATAGCAAAAAATATGGTAGATTTTTCAAAATCGGATTTTCTCCCAACCATAGGAGCATTTGCTTCTTATGAAATGAATGATAAAAATTTTGCCGGTGCAAAAGGAAATTGGTTTACTGTAGGAGTTGCTTTAAACTGGAAATTATTTGATGGTATGCAAAATATAAACAGATATAAAGCTTCAAAAGAGATGTATAATCAATATAAACAACAGGAAAAAGGATTTGAAGAGTTTATTAAATTCAATGTATATAAAGCATATAAAGAAGCATTAACCCAGCAAGATAAATTAAAAACAGCAGAAGAAAATCTTAAATATGCAGAAGAGGTTTTAAGAACAACAGAGATAAGATATAAAAATCAGCTTGCTTCAATGATAGATTTACTTGACACTCAAACAATGTATGATAAGATAAAATTTGATAAAGCACAGGCAACATACAACTGCCAATTATCTATCTTGGAGCTTAAATATCAATCAGGAAAACTTTTGGAGGAGATTAAGCAATGA
- a CDS encoding 3-dehydroquinate synthase II: MKEFIFDARNADKNAITTAIESGVDYILIDEEKAGEIKKLGRIKTIIVDKEGNLSDDFVIVKIESKSDEEKAAQLAKFGKKVIVQTTDWTIIPLENLIAQSENIYSFVKDAEEAKTAVGILEKGVKGIVLKTNDLNQIKKVAKIIKEDSEKLNLVKAKVVNIQLLGMGDRVAVDTTSLLKKGEGMLVGNSSAGMILVHAETEESEYVASRPFRVNAGAVHMYTRVPGGKTVYLCELSAGKEVMIYDINGNGRVVNVGRSKIERRPMILIEAEYQGKKLSAVLQNAETIRVVKGDGTPISVVDLQIGDEIIGYIEEAGRHFGMKVEETIMEK, translated from the coding sequence ATGAAAGAGTTTATCTTTGATGCAAGAAATGCAGATAAAAATGCAATTACAACTGCTATAGAATCCGGTGTTGATTATATATTAATAGATGAAGAAAAAGCTGGAGAGATAAAAAAACTCGGGAGAATTAAAACAATAATTGTAGATAAAGAAGGAAATTTATCTGATGATTTCGTGATAGTGAAGATAGAAAGCAAATCAGATGAAGAAAAAGCTGCCCAGCTTGCAAAATTTGGGAAAAAAGTTATTGTCCAAACAACAGACTGGACAATCATTCCACTTGAAAACCTAATAGCCCAGTCGGAGAATATATATTCTTTTGTAAAAGATGCAGAAGAAGCAAAAACAGCTGTTGGAATCCTTGAAAAAGGTGTAAAAGGCATTGTTTTAAAAACAAATGATTTAAACCAGATAAAAAAAGTTGCAAAAATTATAAAAGAAGATAGTGAAAAATTAAATCTTGTAAAAGCAAAAGTAGTAAATATCCAACTTCTTGGAATGGGAGATAGGGTAGCAGTAGATACAACTTCCTTATTAAAGAAAGGGGAAGGAATGCTTGTTGGTAATTCTTCTGCCGGAATGATTCTTGTCCATGCCGAAACAGAAGAATCAGAATATGTTGCATCAAGACCATTTAGGGTAAATGCCGGAGCAGTTCATATGTATACAAGGGTTCCCGGTGGAAAAACTGTTTATCTCTGTGAATTATCAGCAGGAAAAGAGGTTATGATTTATGATATTAATGGAAATGGTAGAGTTGTAAATGTAGGTAGGTCAAAAATAGAAAGAAGACCTATGATTTTAATAGAGGCAGAATATCAAGGTAAAAAATTATCAGCAGTATTACAAAATGCCGAAACAATAAGAGTAGTAAAAGGAGATGGGACGCCAATATCAGTAGTAGATTTACAAATAGGTGATGAAATCATAGGATATATAGAAGAAGCAGGAAGACATTTTGGTATGAAAGTAGAAGAAACAATTATGGAGAAATAA
- a CDS encoding MlaD family protein: MKTQLKVGIFVTIIALIAGYLIITFGNKNFGVATKYYYVYFDDAGGLSKGADVQVRGVKAGMVDDITFENSKVKVKFSINKDIPIYKDAKIYIRTYGLMGDKYIYVDPGNPSAGELAEGNVIQNVQMVATTEDTMQAVKEAANKFGNLSETLNQATGDDRLKKLLEDFDRFAATTADTVSENRENIKASIENIKAITASLRETLPPLIAKIDKTVDNVEKITSENREDIRALIANLKETSAALKEKTPKVLDSVEKAANQVDVVLSENRGDIKVSIEQLRESTKQLHEILAKVNEGRGTLGKLVNDDSLYNNTNEGVKSFAKPFKIVNDSRLDIQMYGEKHTGNKDSKAGFGAAFIPSDDRYYYVGILSNSNGTVSKKEEVTAGGTTTTYVTKSYGILFDLQYARRLLTFGATQFWIRAGIKDSSADIGADLVLSDNLKLYSDLYRFNRKDLVNQPNNPQLDIGFQYKFGDTPFFIRAGGSDLANRSVRGFYIGGGLLFTDDYLKYLFSSIPIRR; encoded by the coding sequence ATGAAAACCCAGTTAAAAGTAGGGATATTTGTAACAATAATTGCATTAATTGCCGGCTATTTAATAATAACCTTTGGAAATAAAAATTTTGGAGTAGCAACAAAATATTATTATGTATATTTTGATGATGCCGGCGGATTATCAAAAGGAGCAGATGTTCAGGTAAGAGGTGTAAAAGCCGGGATGGTTGATGATATCACCTTTGAAAATTCAAAAGTGAAAGTAAAATTCTCTATAAACAAAGATATACCAATATACAAAGATGCAAAAATATATATTAGAACTTATGGTTTAATGGGAGACAAATATATATATGTTGACCCGGGAAATCCATCGGCAGGGGAGCTTGCAGAAGGTAATGTTATCCAAAATGTTCAGATGGTAGCAACTACAGAAGATACAATGCAAGCAGTCAAAGAAGCTGCAAATAAATTCGGAAACCTTTCGGAAACATTAAATCAGGCAACCGGAGATGATAGATTAAAAAAATTATTGGAAGATTTTGATAGATTTGCTGCTACAACTGCAGATACAGTTTCAGAAAATAGAGAAAATATAAAAGCATCCATAGAAAATATAAAGGCAATTACAGCTTCTTTAAGAGAAACATTACCACCTTTAATAGCTAAAATAGATAAAACCGTTGATAATGTAGAAAAAATAACATCAGAAAACAGGGAAGATATAAGAGCATTAATAGCAAATCTAAAAGAAACATCGGCTGCTTTAAAAGAAAAAACTCCAAAGGTTCTTGATTCTGTAGAAAAAGCAGCAAATCAGGTAGATGTAGTTTTATCTGAAAATAGAGGAGATATAAAAGTATCCATAGAACAGTTAAGAGAATCAACAAAACAGCTTCATGAAATACTTGCAAAAGTAAATGAAGGAAGAGGAACCCTTGGAAAACTTGTAAATGACGATAGTTTATATAACAATACAAATGAAGGTGTAAAATCTTTTGCTAAACCATTTAAAATAGTAAATGATTCAAGACTTGATATTCAGATGTATGGAGAAAAACATACCGGTAATAAAGATTCTAAGGCAGGTTTTGGTGCAGCATTTATCCCATCTGATGATAGATATTATTATGTAGGAATATTATCAAATTCAAATGGAACTGTATCTAAGAAAGAAGAAGTGACTGCCGGTGGAACAACAACAACTTATGTGACAAAATCTTACGGAATATTATTTGATTTACAATATGCAAGAAGATTATTAACATTTGGAGCTACCCAGTTTTGGATAAGAGCCGGTATAAAAGATTCTTCTGCTGATATAGGGGCTGACTTAGTTCTATCTGATAATCTAAAATTATATTCTGATTTATACAGATTTAACAGAAAAGATTTAGTAAACCAACCAAACAATCCACAACTTGATATAGGTTTCCAATATAAATTTGGAGATACACCTTTCTTTATCAGAGCAGGGGGTTCAGACCTTGCAAATCGCTCTGTAAGAGGTTTTTATATAGGTGGAGGTTTATTATTCACAGACGATTACTTGAAATATCTGTTTAGCTCAATTCCAATAAGAAGATAA